The sequence TGCATGCTCAAACTCAAATGTACAAATATTACAATCATATTTCAGAAAAGACGGCACTTACTGCTATATATCCACAAGTAGAGACGACTAGAACCGCATAGAAATCCTGCACGATGCCAATTCTCCAATGACGTCTACAACCAGCAGCAAAAATCAAAAAAGATTAACGGTTAAGTTTCTGATAGCTACTTTTTTGTTATATACACCCATTATAGCTGCGTCTCATTCTCCAGCACCGCGCAAGATGCTTGCGTTTCTGATATATTTAGTTAGGCTGATGCTGGTGTCGTTGAACCGTTCCCCTCGCAGGCTTAGGATATGGATGAATGCCTTGATTTACTGAAATGATTACGTCAACTGCCCTGTCAACATCGTGAATGACGGCCCTTCTGGCCAATAAGAATGAAGTATTGTGTGAGTAATGCGATGTGTAGCCAATGAGAACGCTGAAAAAACTAAGGTGGGCACGGCAGCTGTGACGTAATACTGCAGGTCGCTTACGATCCGCTGTGGCGTGGCATCGGACAACAAAAAAGTGAAGAGCGCCGCCTAGTAGAAATATGGATAAAACAGGGCTAGCCGCCCGTAATTTAAGCGCTAACTTAAAAATGATCGTGCCAACGTtctttcaaaatgtaattatacTAATCAACTTATGTTCTAAAATCAAGTCGCGAGACTTGAATCCTCTCAAAATATACAACACAATATAAAAAGGTAATTTTCTGAGAGCAATGAATTAAAATAGAAGCTGCTACATGtaccacatttaaaatgttttctatcactgatacattaattatatattatattattttattttataacgcGGCTAGATTAAATTGTGCCCAGGACTTTTATAGTTAACTACCactaatagcatatttttacttgaaataaacatgaaataaaaaaaacccactattttaattaacaaaaaaatatttgatatacttaaagaaaataaaaaagacaaaaaaaactttaaatggaaaatatttgcttaaaaaaacatttaaaaatattgtacaattacacaaaaacacactctgaactcaataaatgaatataaccatattattaaataaattgaaatcaATCTAGACCTAACAGCTAATGTTTTGCAAAATATGTGGCTGATGAATATAGTATAATCGTATGATGAATATATACAAGTCaggaagagcaaaaaaaaaatgcaacagctATCATTGTGTGTGCATTACCATTTATTACAGTTCAAAGAGCTGGGTCCAAAAGAAGTTTGTAGCAAAGGAAGCAGATTCCTGTACAGATAAACCCTTTAAGTCACTGGAAAAACTCTTACATCCAACAACTGGGGTTAATAGTAATAACAAGAGATGAAGAAAAATGTTGGgataacagaacaaaaaaaaacatgatgtaaTGGCATTTTTATGACGATCATGTTACAACACAGCTTCACATTCTTTGATTTGATCCTGGGTTTGAGCTCCGATTCAGATTTTAGTCAAATTTTAGTCACACCGTGTACATATGATATTTCTACGCAAACCAAAATTCTAATACAGAGTCAATAACCATCTGTCACATGGCATGTGTCCATCAATTTACACCAACATCTATTGTATTTTCTACAAGACAGTCTATAGCTTGTTAATTTGATTACTTAAAATGTGTTGTATTCCTCCAtctgtataaaataaaaagcagGTTTTTGATTGAACGATAAAACTGCATGTTTACAGCCAATGTTTTGTTATTCTACTTGgagtaaatggaaaaaaaaggaaatactgGTGTTACTTAACATTCTTCACAAACATGAAATGGATCCCTTTCCTCAATGTTTTCCCTTACCATGAGTTTGACTAAAATGCATCCGTGaggacaacaaaaacacaaagggaagcaattttttttatatatccaaATGTGTTAACTTTTCTGTGTGTGAAACTGTGTTCTCTTTCAGCTTGGTATGGTATGTGCAGACATacaaattcaaaattaaaatggTTCAAAAGAATAAATTTTATTATGTTTCAAATTAAAACCATGAGCCTTTCCAGACAGTGGCTCGATATAAATGGAAGGGGAAACAATTTGGGTACTGTCatcttttatttctctttctctctcttcagttCACTTCCAGCGTGGTGGAAACATTTAAACTGCAGGGCAAGCTTGGCTCACTGAGAAAACTCAAACACGGCCACTCTGCTTCCCTCTCATCCAGGCCTGGATGCGCTCCTTCAGCTCTGGGACTGTGGAGAGGGGTGAAAGTATGGAGTCAGCATTTAACACACAGtgtaacaattataaaaaaataaaaagacgaCAAGTCACAGAGTGCATTAGGCAGCAGCGCTGAAAGTGGCAGCCCGTGCCGTCTTTgtaaagctgtgtgtgtgcgtacctGGTTCCAGCATGCTCTCTGTGAGAGGCTGTCTGTTGAAGGGGTCTGTGGGAGAGTTCAGGAGGTGACGCAGAATGATGGCTCGATCCATGATGTTGCCAGACGGAAGTTGCACGGGATCAGTCATGAGAGTGTCCATCAGCGGGTCTGTTTAGATAGGATGTCAATGTTAATTGCTCCAATCAACTATTAAATTTGTAGCTACACTtccatttttgtgttgttgttaggGTTGTTTTTacgaaattaacacttttattactTGCAAGGATGCATGTGatcaattttacaaaaaaaaaatattaaaatgtgacaTTGAGAAATGGTTGATttcataacattactgtttttacattattttagtcaaataaatgcagctttggtgagcataagagacttctttaaaaattaacaaaaaaaagtatcaaaCCTCAAACTTGAGCAGTAGcgtatgacttaaaatatgatgtAAGACAACTGAGGACTTGACGACTCGCACCTTTAAACTCATCTGGGGCATCGCCGTAATCCATCTCAGACTGAGAATTGCGGGCTACTATCTCCTCCACCTTTTCCAACAGAAGTTTGAATTTCTCAATAGCAATGGTGGATTTTATGCCCGCTTTTCTCATTTTTGAAATGACCTCCTCAAACAGCTCCCTGCTGTATGACCGCTAatgcgagagagagggagaaaaaaaaaaaagatatcctaTATTTTTCTTGCAATACAGTTAAGCACCAAACAACATTTGCGGTCTAGCCACCAAAGATCTTGGTGAGCAGATACAGACCTGGTCATCTGCAATGGCTTTAGCGAACCGAGCACAGTCCAGCTGCAGATAAATGTCAGTCAGCTGATCCAGGAGCTTCTTTGGCTCAAAAccatatttttctgggttttccACCTTCAAGTCTCGACATTTAGGCCCACACAGCTGCTGCAGGTTATAATTCAACATGGCAGCCAGACGAGGACCCAGTTCCTGTTCAATACAACAGAATATACATGATAACAAGAATGTTATACCTTTTGTGCATTTTCAACAGAACCTTCAACTACAGTATTTGCTCTATTAATGTCATTAAAAGTGCCCTTTCTCACACCTCCTCTGAATAAACTCAATGTTCTAACCCTGGCAGCAGCTTAATTTTCCCTGAAGACTATAAATACCTGCAGAGAGCAGAGCGCAGGAGATCCATTTACTGCAAGAAGCAGATTACAGTGCTCATGCTTTTTTCCTTTTAACCAAACCTGAATTAATTAGACTTGGTTAAGCTCTACCTCTTTTGTAGGGGCTTCCTAAAGTGGATCTGTTTGTTGTCTGTTGAAATGTTCCTTAAGTTATATTTCTATGACTGTCTGCTTATATAGGTTTATTAAACGGCTTCTACTCATAAACAACCTGTAAAGCTGTTcctacagtactgttcaaaagtttggggtccgaattaatttagtatttttttcaacaaaaaaaatcttactgtccaAAAAATTCTGAATGTCATCATAATACCATGGCGTGTTTTTACAGCATGCAAAAGTGTGACGTGTTTCTGTACTTACAGGCCTGAGGAAGGGCTTCTGGACCTGTTTGGTGAGGATATGGAACATATCCACCGTCTCTGTGGCTAAAGCCAGGTACGATCGTGATACTCTCTCATCCTGAGTCAGCTGGGACTGTCGGCTCTGCTGCTGCTCCTGAGGATCACAACATTTCACGTGAAATCAGACGTAATTGGAACTGGAAGACAAAAAATGTAACGCACGTAGAAACACTGCTGCACAACCTTTAAACCTTTAAAGTCcgtgtaaatataaaatatgtgttCAGAGAAAAATGTGTCATTAACCACCCAGCCAAATttgagtgataaaaaaaaaaaaacatcaagtacATAAAACAAGTTatgaaaatcttgaaaaaaaataagcagcacTCTCTGCCCTCAAACGCTGGGGGCGTGTCTGCTGTCTGAAACCATGCATTTACGTGATGAAGGCATAGCTAGTTAGCAAACTGTAGGCTGTAGTATCTAACGGTAATGACAGCACTGAACCACTGATGCTAATGCGCTCTAGTTATTAGGTGTGTTCGACCTGAAGTAGACCACGCTGCGCAGAACAAtcagtagctatgtttccatcaccCTGTTTTATACGCATTTTGAAGCATCACATCAGAAAAGAGTGATGGAAATGGCAAATTTCAAAAAATGATCCCTTAATTGGCAAAAAGTTTTTACACTCACTTGAGGGGGTTGTTGACTTGTGCGAAAAACTCCAAGCCTCCAAAGTACAAATTCCAAATTCAAGTAGtagtgacgattttgttctctttgacttgaAGGATGGAAACGGTGATTATTTGCATGGATTATTCATTTgaaactttggatggaaacctggctagtGTATTACATTGAAGTACAGCGAAAGCTATTCCAAAGCAAAAGGAGCATCTGCTCTCTTGttgctcttgcggtactttgatgcatTGGTCTGCGCTGCTTCAAGCCGAACACAACTATTATATAAAGTTAGGGAAGGGGTCATGCTCAGTGCCTCCAGTCACGTCATCAAGACATGATTTCAGGCTTGCCCAAAAAAAATCCTTTTAATGGTCTAACTCCACATTACAGTTCACAgtctttaaaatgtgttttcagcAATACGTTTCTAACATTTATAATGGATTTAGAAACAATTCTTCGAATAACCTTCACACAGACTTTAAAAGTCACTCCCCTTCTTTTTAGCCTTAAAGCTAATGCTTTTTCCCCTGGCACATTAGTGCATTATATCCATTACAATGCagttaaaagggtaggtaactgAATTATTGGTGAAGTTGTGATATGTGCTGACCCTGGGCAGCTGGTCCCATTGCTCTTTATTCTTCATCTCCTCCTGGATCTCATGGATGCGTTTCAGAGACTCCAAACTCTCGTCCAGCAGAAAAGTTGTATCATTAATTAGCATGTTGATGTAGCGCACAAACTGTTTACCAGAGCTGCAGAATGAATGCAAGagacaaaaatagttttttattcatTATCAAATTTCTGTCACTTATTCGACCTGGCTGACACATCATCAGTCTATGACTATTTCCAACATCACTCAAAACTCACTTGAACTCCTCCAGGAAGGTGCCTTGGTGGTTAATGTTTTGCCATAGGCTTTTGAATATGGTGCTGATGTGGTAACGGATGGTGAACTTGTCATAGAACTCGCTTGTGGCTCCAGTGTGCTCCACATCTAAAAAAAACACCCATTCAGCATAAACAAATCAAAATGGATAGAACAGACTTTAAAATAGATATCTTAGAACCCTTTTCACCGGTGTAAAACTTCATGAGAGCTGGCACAAGCTGATTGATAGACAGTGGGTGGTTCTCCATCATCTCAAAGAATCGCTGAGTGCGTGGCTGCACTGCAGGATTGGTGACAAACAGCACCTCCACAAGCTTGGCGATCAAGTATGGGTTCTTTATGTAATTCTGACTGCTAATGAAGACCACCAGGAAGGTCACAATGTCATCAGTGCATGGCTCGTAGAGAACCTGTGGAAAGTACCTGAGAGACAAAGGGGGAAAGTGTCAAATTTGACTAAAACCTAAATAAGTAAATGTAACTTAATTCGgattctaacaatataaatgtgcAGACTTCAGCAATCTCATACACTTACTGCACAATAAATAGCAAGAACTCGGCCACATCTTCAATGTAAAACTCTGGCAGTGCTGCAAAGCTTTTAGGGATTTCTGGGTTCAGAGGCAGGGTTACGCTGTAAGGTGATAAAAGACAGGAAATCAGACTAAAACAACATCTTGACTACAATTTGGCTGAAAGAATGGAAGGGGTATCTGAAGAGGAGATGTAAAGTGAACTGACCCTGGGTAGGCAGGTTCCACCATACGCAAGATGAGCTGGATGACCATACTGAAGAACTGCAGACATCTGCGCAGCAGGTTCTCGTCCAGCAGCCCTGCGTCTGCGCAGGCTTTAGAGCGCACCAGTTTCTGACAACACACACGTTTActtgttatttattaaatacacttattttcatatatattctatatatacaaCATATGCATTTAGAACAGTAAACACAACAGTAAGAATACCAAGAATATATAATAATCTCTTATGCTGACTTTATTGGATCAAAaaataaagttacaaaaaataaataatggaatAATATGTTTTTTCATCATCTATAATTATCGGTTTAATCAATTAGATGGTGCTGCTAATCTTATCAAACAACTACAGAAGTTTCTTTCTCAAGCATAGTAATAGATAGTTGCTATTTTAAGAAATAAGAGCTGGCACATATTttccagcattaaaaaaaaaaaaaaaaattattattaagggATAACAGCATTCACCTTCAGCTGTGTTTTACATCTCTTCAGCATCTCCCGATGACGACTTGCCAACGGGGAATCCTTCCACTGGTTCTCACTGTTTTTCAGCTCTTCCACAGTTctggaatacacacacacatattcagccTTGTGCAAATAACCTCTTCTGacatctataaaaaaataaataaagtataattgGCCATTCTAAGTGTTATCCCTGCTGTCGACAGCAGGAGTCACTGTGGTTCTGATCGGCCAGGCATCAAGCCAATAAACAATGTGAGCTGCCTTCTGTCTGAATGTGAAGGACTTGATGCAGCACTAACACCTGAGCTGGTAATTCAGGACTAAGATGACTTTAGAGCTGCTCTACACTGCAAGTAAATACCTTGCACAAGAGGCACTGGGACAGCACAGGATTAGCCCGTCTCAACAGAAAGAGATTAAGGGCTTTTTTTACGAAGCATGACAAAGAACATCACATCTATGATAGCCTATCTGACATAAGTGATAAGGAATCCAAGATGTTCCACTTTGAGAATCACTTTAACTAGCTAATCTTTAAACTTCATTACTTCTGCGGCACTATACATGGTTTTGGTAACAAACTGCTTGCTTTTACGACTGAATCTGTGCAAAGCACCTGTTTAGATCCCTGATGGCCCTCAGCCTCCGTATGTAGCGCCGACAGCACGGGAGGATGGACAGATGATGTGCATGTAGCGTTAAGAAGAAGCACTCTGTAGGGAACTTGGGCTCTGAGAACTTGGATGGGTCTTCATCTGTGGAGAAATGGGAGGTAGGGGAAATGGGTTGTCTGAGTCAAACTGAGCATCTAAAGCGATTTGTCTGTCCCAGAGCAGAGCCCACACTCACGCAGCTCAGTGAGCCAGCTCTTCAGGTCCTCCATCGTGGCTTTGAGCCGGGTCTCTTCCGTGCTGACATTCAGCCGACACTTGGGGTGGAAGATGTAGAGAGGATCCACTGTGTCCAGCTTGATCTTCATACTGAGCTGCTGCAGCACCCACAGGAAGTTCATCATGAAGCCATCTGTGGACACCAGCTTATCATCGGTCTAAAGAAGGAACGCAGGAGAAAATAATCAGAATAAATATACTaagtatttttacagtatttttgtccCTTTATGCCTGTTTTCAAGAAACTGGCACCTTTACTATCTCGATAAGATGGCATTTTAAAAGCAGCACATACTTGAGCAGACATACCTGGATTTGAGCCTTCTTCACATTACGATTCACCAGAGCTGCCATGTAGCTCAGAGCTGCTTCCCTTGTCTCTCCGTTCAACAAGATGTTGTGCAGGATTTTAAACAGATCTCCCTGGAAAACCCACATCAGCACATGCTCAGAATTACAAGATTCACTAAATctcaattattttttatgttcaatGTTTTTTTGGATGTTCATTTAtgtcaatttattatatatacatacatacatacatacatacatacatacacacacacacacacacacacacacacacacacatatatatatatatatatatatatatatatatatatatatatatacacacacactttttatattttaaggatTGATAAACACAtgcagtaatataatataatatatagtttttttaatcatctgaaaaatactgaataatattCCATAGCAATTTacataatacaattaatattaaACTCACAGAATATGCACAGTCCTCACAAATTTGGATTTTAGCTTAATGAGAAAGGTACATAAGCCCAAGTTTATCTGCTTATACTTTTATTTTCGAAAATTACACTAAATAAATtcttatatacagtcgtggccaaaagttatgaagagtgatcagatgaattgcatagtccttctttgccatgaaaattaactttttaatcccaattaatcccaaaaaaacctttccactgcatttccttgctgtcattaaaggacctgctgagatcatttcagtaatcgtcttgttaactcaggtgagaatgttgatgagcacaaggctggagatcattatgtcaggctgattgggttagaatggcagacttgacatgttaaaaggagggtgatgcttgaaatcattgttcttccattgttaaccatggtgacctgcaaagaaacgcctgcagccatcattgcgttgcataaaaatggcttcacaggcaaggatattgtggctactaagattgcacctaaatcaacaatttataggatcatcaagaacttcaaggaaagaggttcaattcttgtaaagaaggcttcagggtgtccaagaaagtccagcaagcaccaggatcgtctcctaaagagaattcagctgcgggatcggagtgccaccagtgcagagcttgctcaggaatggcagcaggcaggtgtgagcgcatctgcacgcacagtgaggccaagacttttggaagatggcctggtgtcaagaagggcagcaaagaagccacttctctccaaaaaaaacatcagggacagattgatcttctgcagaaagtatagtgaatggactgctgaggactggggcaaagtcatattctccgatgaagcccctttccgattgtttggggcatctggaaaaaggcttgtccagagaagaaaaggtgagcgctaccatcagtcctgcgtcatgccaacagtaaagcatcctgacaccattcatgtgtggggttgcttctcatccaagggagtgggctcactcacaattctgcccaaaaacacagccatgaataaagaatggtaccaaaacaccctccaacagcaacttcttccaacaatcctacaacagtttggtgaagaacaatgcattttccagcacgatggagcaccgtgccataaggcaaaagtgataactaagtggctcggggaccagaatgttgaaattttgggtccatggcctggaaactccccagatcttaatcccattgagaacttgtggtcaatcctcaagaggcgggtggacaaacaaaaacccactaattctgagaaactccaagaagtgattatgaaagaatgggttgctatcagtcaggatttggcccagaagttgattgagagcatgcctagtcgaattgcagaggtcctgaaaaagaatggccaacactgcaaatactgactctttgcataaatgtcatgtaattgtcgataaaagcctttgaaacgtatgaagtgcttgtaattatatttcagtacatcacagaaacaactgaaacaaagatctaaaagcagtttagcagcaaactttttaaaaaaactaatatttatgtaattctcaaaacttttggccacgactgtatgcatTTTTCACAATGCAGTGCAATTCTGACCCGGTGCAACTTATTTTCctgaaaatacggtatatattatattttgattaaaatattccaaattaattacaaatatttcattataaattatgtgaaaatctgATGACATCTGGAAAAAGGGAGCTTCTTGCTCCATCTAAAAGTTGCAACACTTTATGCACATTCTTATTCCTTCCCCAAACTAAAGAAATTATACTATTATAATCATATAAGACCGACCAAAAACTGAAATAGACAAAAAGCCTCCACTTGCACCCCTGCTATATAGAAAGAATATTCCCTCAATATTGGAGCAGCTCATAAAAAATCTATGAGTATGTGATATGATGGCCGCTCACCCTTGCAGACTCCAGATAATGCTGCAGTGACTGGCTGACCACACGGGTGTTCTCCACAGTGATGGCAGGGCCGGAGAAGAACTTGTCTCCCACTTTAGTCTACAGAATTGAAAAATGGACATAAAAATAAACCAATTTCCTCCCATGATCACTTATCAATGCTTCACTTTTGTATCAACCTCATTTGTGAAATGACTTACATCATCCTCAGCAAACACAGAAAGACTGAAGAATGCGCCGAGAAAGGAGAGTCTTTGAATTTCTCTTCCTGTCCCGGGACTAAGAGGGTCAGGACACCACAATGGCAGAGAGGTGATCTAAAAGTACATGCAGACAGACAGTATTAAAAGTGAACTACATAACCTGACAAGACTTGAATTCAAAAGCTCCTACAAAACCTACCAAATTGCATACAGGGTGAGTCTTCCCAAACTTGATTTCACAGAGCTCAACCAAAgcctgtaaaacaataaaatgtcaGTCACAGACACAAAACAAAAGCCTACGAAGCCTTCAACTGATTCAGAGGAGCAATCTGGGTGAAACATGTCTGGAAGATCAGAGATACCTAACAGAGTTTATATAGAAATCAAGGGAGCTTGTTAGGTCCTAACATGCAAATTCAGTTTTATTATGCTTTTAAATAAACAGTCGCTTACCATTAGAGGGAACTTGAAGTTGTCACTGTCAAAAGAACATTCTTTTACAGCTAAAGTGAGCCCTTGAAGAATGGGAACGAAGATCTGAAAGAAAAACAATACTGATCAAGCCAAGACAAAAGTTCGACACCTTTTCTATGAACTAACTTGACTTTCAAACAGCGGACCCCAAGGTCATTTTTAGCATTACAATGTaacaatatgaataaaataactagaatttattttcaaaacgATTTTATTCCCGCTTTTTTTATTCCAGTGTTTAGTGCCAAATCATTCCAATAATATGGTGCTCatgcaacatttctttttaatACTAACTGTAACCACTTGATATTTTGTGGAACCTtgattttgttttcttctcaAAACTCTGTGatgaaaagaaaattcaaaagaacatcatttatttgaaatagaagtcgtcaaataatatattttttctattaaaaatgtattaattgtcacttgatcaatttaatcttgctaaataaaactttatattcatatttttgattATAAAGTGTGCTTGTGCCATCtttctttaaaattaaatgctgATATTTTAATGCCTTATGTGCAGTGTCTAAAGTATTCAAACTGGAACCACAAAAACCTAATGTGGGATATTTGATCtggaataaataatgatttttaaacacTGAGCCATTCTTACAAAAAACAAGCAAATGAaccataaatgtttaataaatgtgtttaatatactttttttttcttggaggtccacttataatgtcatCAAGATGTTTACATCAAAAAACTTTAATAGGCactaataggctattttctgtcctctTTTGACCTCCCTTATCGGAACACTCATCAGAAAgctctgtttgaataggtgtGCCAGATTGTAGACTCAGAGGTAAATGCCCACTGCTATGACTGGCTAACAAGTTGTGTATTTTTGACAGCTACATCCTTCACAGATGGACGTGCTTTGTTTGCAAAGTGAACAAAGAACCAAGTTCTTACTGATGCTGTCTGGAtcttcaataaaaataaagttcactCCACAGCATCATATTGTCTTTGGAATATCTTTATAGT is a genomic window of Carassius carassius chromosome 46, fCarCar2.1, whole genome shotgun sequence containing:
- the LOC132129635 gene encoding ubiquitin conjugation factor E4 B-like isoform X1, whose product is MEQLSPEEIRRRRLARLAGGQTSQPSTPLTSPQRETPPGPLPGPSGASSQPVPPAPAHTLGLNAQNVTPATSPMVTSGVACRSQSSEGVSSLSSSPSNSMETQSQSLSRSQSMDIDTASCEKSMSQVDVDSGIENMEVEDSDRREKRNLAEKDSSSSSDVSEEQALHLICKILRVSWKEQDRDVIFLPSFAAEFQKNPRDVYADFRDLIGQILMEALMMSTRSRDCNPFASLTATSQPIIAARSPDRHLTLVPPSSQSGSPMMPCAGSFGASSLSSLYGCSPNPLALSSARMSAPSVPLAPAAAHPGPPSPPVSRPPTSLPLPSPSTPLPISQRYRPYSLSSSIPISPSHRASQYGMLTPPTTSGIPSSPSPRHHSTNSSMPYPGSPSTVPRRTRLATRMPSSPFSLFFGLSDWPQDSSDEELEEEEDEDFSGVPFGSSLGASRGGMVGDSCSDRFTIESCKETEMLNYLIERFDSVGMEERKALKMCSQPAVSQLLSNIRSQCISHAALVLQGTLTQPRAPLQPSLLVPYMLCRNLPYGFIQELVRMTHQEEDVFKQIFVPILQGLTLAVKECSFDSDNFKFPLMALVELCEIKFGKTHPVCNLITSLPLWCPDPLSPGTGREIQRLSFLGAFFSLSVFAEDDTKVGDKFFSGPAITVENTRVVSQSLQHYLESARGDLFKILHNILLNGETREAALSYMAALVNRNVKKAQIQTDDKLVSTDGFMMNFLWVLQQLSMKIKLDTVDPLYIFHPKCRLNVSTEETRLKATMEDLKSWLTELHEDPSKFSEPKFPTECFFLTLHAHHLSILPCCRRYIRRLRAIRDLNRTVEELKNSENQWKDSPLASRHREMLKRCKTQLKKLVRSKACADAGLLDENLLRRCLQFFSMVIQLILRMVEPAYPGVTLPLNPEIPKSFAALPEFYIEDVAEFLLFIVQYFPQVLYEPCTDDIVTFLVVFISSQNYIKNPYLIAKLVEVLFVTNPAVQPRTQRFFEMMENHPLSINQLVPALMKFYTDVEHTGATSEFYDKFTIRYHISTIFKSLWQNINHQGTFLEEFNSGKQFVRYINMLINDTTFLLDESLESLKRIHEIQEEMKNKEQWDQLPREQQQSRQSQLTQDERVSRSYLALATETVDMFHILTKQVQKPFLRPELGPRLAAMLNYNLQQLCGPKCRDLKVENPEKYGFEPKKLLDQLTDIYLQLDCARFAKAIADDQRSYSRELFEEVISKMRKAGIKSTIAIEKFKLLLEKVEEIVARNSQSEMDYGDAPDEFKDPLMDTLMTDPVQLPSGNIMDRAIILRHLLNSPTDPFNRQPLTESMLEPVPELKERIQAWMRGKQSGRV
- the LOC132129635 gene encoding ubiquitin conjugation factor E4 B-like isoform X2, with the translated sequence MEQLSPEEIRRRRLARLAGGQTSQPSTPLTSPQRETPPGPLPGPSGASSQPVPPAPAHTLGLNAQNVTPATSPMVTSGVACRSQSSEGVSSLSSSPSNSMETQSQSLSRSQSMDIDTASCEKSMSQVDVDSGIENMEVEDSDRREKRNLAEKDSSSSSDVSEEQALHLICKILRVSWKEQDRDVIFLPSFAAEFQKNPRDVYADFRDLIGQILMEALMMSTRSRDCNPFASLTATSQPIIAARSPDRHLTLVPPSSQSGSPMMPCAGSFGASSLSSLGASRGGMVGDSCSDRFTIESCKETEMLNYLIERFDSVGMEERKALKMCSQPAVSQLLSNIRSQCISHAALVLQGTLTQPRAPLQPSLLVPYMLCRNLPYGFIQELVRMTHQEEDVFKQIFVPILQGLTLAVKECSFDSDNFKFPLMALVELCEIKFGKTHPVCNLITSLPLWCPDPLSPGTGREIQRLSFLGAFFSLSVFAEDDTKVGDKFFSGPAITVENTRVVSQSLQHYLESARGDLFKILHNILLNGETREAALSYMAALVNRNVKKAQIQTDDKLVSTDGFMMNFLWVLQQLSMKIKLDTVDPLYIFHPKCRLNVSTEETRLKATMEDLKSWLTELHEDPSKFSEPKFPTECFFLTLHAHHLSILPCCRRYIRRLRAIRDLNRTVEELKNSENQWKDSPLASRHREMLKRCKTQLKKLVRSKACADAGLLDENLLRRCLQFFSMVIQLILRMVEPAYPGVTLPLNPEIPKSFAALPEFYIEDVAEFLLFIVQYFPQVLYEPCTDDIVTFLVVFISSQNYIKNPYLIAKLVEVLFVTNPAVQPRTQRFFEMMENHPLSINQLVPALMKFYTDVEHTGATSEFYDKFTIRYHISTIFKSLWQNINHQGTFLEEFNSGKQFVRYINMLINDTTFLLDESLESLKRIHEIQEEMKNKEQWDQLPREQQQSRQSQLTQDERVSRSYLALATETVDMFHILTKQVQKPFLRPELGPRLAAMLNYNLQQLCGPKCRDLKVENPEKYGFEPKKLLDQLTDIYLQLDCARFAKAIADDQRSYSRELFEEVISKMRKAGIKSTIAIEKFKLLLEKVEEIVARNSQSEMDYGDAPDEFKDPLMDTLMTDPVQLPSGNIMDRAIILRHLLNSPTDPFNRQPLTESMLEPVPELKERIQAWMRGKQSGRV